The Streptomyces sp. NBC_01268 genome window below encodes:
- the glgX gene encoding glycogen debranching protein GlgX, protein MSSAAEQEAVHEHARAPKGPERVVWPGAPTPLGARCRVGPDGVAGTNFALWSGGAEAVELCLFDADGTETRLELTELTHEIWHGFVPGVGPGQRYGYRVHGRWDPWTGARWNPAKLLLDPYARAVDGGFSLPPEAYGHVRDWPQQHVADTVRDERDSAPHVPKGVVVQDDDDWSDDRRPKTPWPDSVIYELHVKGFTARHPDIPEHLRGTYAGLAHPAAIEHLVRLGVTAVELLPVHQFAHEDHLLRRGLTNYWGYNSIGYFAPHAGYSASGTAGQQVGEFKRMVRALHAAGIEVILDVVYNHTAEAGELGPTLSLKGIDNRGYYRLPSDARRYTDYTGCGNTLHVVQPQVLRLITDSLRYWVTEMGVDGFRFDLAAALARSMHDVDMLSPFLAVIAQDPVLRRVKLIAEPWDVGNGGYQVGAFPPLWTEWNDRYRDAVRDFWRGALPDVRDLGYRLSGSSDLYAWGGRRPYASVNFVTAHDGFTLRDLVSYERKHNEANGEGNRDGTHDNRSWNCGAEGETDDPEVNTLRRRQLRNLMTTLLLSTGVPMLVAGDEMGRTQGGNNNAYCQDNEIGWLDWSLPDDPGRAQLLALTRRLLDLRHRHPVLRRRAFFSGRPAADGLRDLAWFTAEGTEMTEADWYAPAATLALYLSGRDIPGRDARGERVTDDSFLAVLHAGPRPVEFRLPGPPWADTYERIVDTAAEDQSRAPGTVHRGGGTISVAGRSVVLLRVGG, encoded by the coding sequence GTGTCGAGCGCAGCCGAGCAGGAGGCGGTACACGAGCATGCCCGCGCCCCGAAGGGGCCGGAGCGGGTGGTGTGGCCGGGGGCGCCGACTCCGCTGGGCGCCCGCTGCCGGGTCGGCCCGGACGGCGTCGCGGGCACCAACTTCGCCTTGTGGTCGGGCGGGGCGGAGGCCGTCGAGCTGTGCCTGTTCGACGCCGACGGCACCGAGACGCGCCTCGAACTGACCGAGCTCACCCATGAGATCTGGCACGGCTTCGTGCCCGGCGTCGGCCCCGGACAGCGGTACGGCTACCGGGTGCACGGCCGCTGGGACCCGTGGACCGGCGCCCGCTGGAACCCGGCGAAGCTGCTCCTCGACCCGTACGCGCGGGCCGTCGACGGCGGCTTCTCGCTGCCGCCCGAGGCGTACGGGCACGTGCGGGACTGGCCGCAGCAGCACGTCGCCGACACCGTCCGCGACGAGCGGGACTCGGCCCCGCACGTCCCCAAGGGGGTCGTCGTCCAGGACGACGACGACTGGTCCGACGACCGCAGGCCCAAGACGCCCTGGCCGGACTCGGTCATCTACGAGCTGCACGTCAAGGGCTTCACCGCCCGCCACCCGGACATCCCGGAGCACCTGCGCGGCACGTACGCGGGCCTCGCGCACCCGGCCGCGATCGAGCACCTCGTACGGCTCGGGGTGACCGCGGTCGAACTGCTGCCGGTGCACCAGTTCGCGCACGAGGACCACCTGCTGCGCCGCGGCCTCACCAACTACTGGGGCTACAACTCGATCGGCTACTTCGCCCCGCACGCCGGCTACTCGGCGAGCGGGACGGCCGGGCAGCAGGTCGGCGAGTTCAAGCGGATGGTGCGGGCACTGCACGCCGCCGGGATCGAGGTCATCCTCGACGTCGTCTACAACCACACCGCCGAGGCCGGCGAGCTCGGCCCCACCCTGTCCCTGAAGGGCATCGACAACCGGGGCTACTACCGGCTCCCCTCCGACGCCCGGCGCTACACGGACTACACGGGCTGCGGCAACACCCTGCACGTGGTGCAGCCGCAGGTGCTGCGGCTCATCACCGACAGCCTGCGCTACTGGGTGACCGAGATGGGCGTGGACGGCTTCCGCTTCGACCTGGCGGCGGCGCTGGCCCGCTCGATGCACGACGTCGACATGCTCTCGCCGTTCCTCGCCGTCATCGCCCAGGACCCGGTGCTGCGCCGGGTCAAGCTGATCGCGGAGCCCTGGGACGTGGGCAACGGCGGCTACCAGGTGGGCGCCTTCCCGCCGCTGTGGACCGAGTGGAACGACCGCTACCGGGACGCCGTACGGGACTTCTGGCGCGGCGCCCTGCCCGACGTCCGGGACCTCGGCTACCGGCTCTCCGGCTCCAGCGACCTCTACGCCTGGGGCGGGCGCCGCCCGTACGCCTCCGTCAACTTCGTCACCGCCCACGACGGCTTCACCCTGCGCGACCTCGTCAGCTACGAGCGCAAGCACAACGAGGCCAACGGCGAGGGCAACCGGGACGGCACCCACGACAACCGCTCCTGGAACTGCGGCGCCGAGGGCGAGACCGACGACCCCGAGGTCAACACCCTGCGCCGGCGCCAGCTGCGCAACCTGATGACCACGCTGCTCCTGTCGACCGGGGTGCCGATGCTCGTCGCGGGTGACGAGATGGGCCGCACCCAGGGCGGCAACAACAACGCCTACTGCCAGGACAACGAGATCGGCTGGCTGGACTGGAGCCTCCCGGACGACCCGGGCCGCGCCCAGCTCCTCGCCCTGACCCGGCGACTGCTCGACCTGCGCCACCGTCACCCGGTGCTGCGCCGCCGCGCCTTCTTCTCGGGCCGGCCGGCCGCCGACGGGCTGCGGGACCTGGCCTGGTTCACCGCCGAGGGCACGGAGATGACCGAGGCCGACTGGTACGCGCCCGCCGCCACGCTCGCCCTCTACCTGTCGGGCCGCGACATACCGGGCCGTGACGCGCGCGGCGAGCGGGTCACCGACGACAGCTTCCTCGCCGTCCTGCACGCGGGCCCCCGCCCGGTGGAGTTCCGGCTGCCGGGCCCGCCGTGGGCGGACACGTACGAGCGGATCGTGGACACCGCGGCGGAGGACCAGTCCCGCGCCCCGGGGACGGTGCACCGGGGCGGGGGGACGATCAGCGTGGCGGGGCGTTCGGTGGTGCTGCTGCGGGTCGGCGGCTAG
- a CDS encoding ABC transporter ATP-binding protein has protein sequence MTDTNTDPATGTGTRPAAERGAEAPAPAPPADPFDQDDLPTAPGATGRLLRSLLHAHRARVLAAVLVLVVQQLALQAGPLLVAYAIDKGVPAFRAGNHAPVVAVALGYLACAAAGALLQYAFVRTAARVNQAVLLDLRGRIFRHAQELSVDFHERYTSGRLISRSTTDVESLRELLSEGLQELLGVALSFLSISAMLLWLDLGMGAVAVASFGPLYLLVRSYRRRSAAVFAVRSTAIARVIVKFAETMNGIRPVRAFRRERANDAEFAVLNASHERSNGDALLEMARYVVGSRLVANTAVAGMCLWGAYRVAGGTLELGVLAAAVLYVRRLYDPIDRLGMFLNSYESAAASLAKIAGLLAQRPGVPEATAPRELPARTGAPGREVVFEGVRFAYRTGGEVLPRFDLTIPAGQTVAVVGSTGAGKSTLAKLLARFYDPTEGRVLLDGADLRELATPELRRGVVMVTQEAFLFSGTVAENIAIGRPEASREEIERAAKAIGAHEFITALPDGYDTDVRKRGGRISAGQRQLVAFARALLADPAVLILDEATSSLDVPGERAVQRAMDTVLAGRTAVVIAHRLSTVEVADRVLVMESGRVVEDGSPEQLVGGEGRYAGLHKAWRDSLVG, from the coding sequence ATGACGGACACCAACACCGACCCGGCCACCGGCACCGGCACCCGGCCCGCGGCGGAAAGGGGTGCGGAGGCTCCGGCCCCCGCACCCCCCGCGGACCCCTTCGACCAGGACGACCTGCCCACCGCCCCCGGGGCGACGGGAAGGCTGCTCCGCTCCCTCCTCCACGCCCACCGCGCGAGGGTCCTGGCGGCGGTACTGGTCCTCGTGGTCCAGCAACTGGCCCTCCAGGCGGGCCCGCTGCTCGTCGCGTACGCGATCGACAAGGGCGTGCCGGCCTTCCGCGCCGGGAACCACGCCCCCGTCGTCGCGGTGGCCCTCGGCTACCTGGCCTGCGCGGCGGCCGGCGCACTGCTCCAGTACGCGTTCGTGCGGACGGCCGCCCGGGTCAACCAGGCCGTCCTGCTGGACCTGCGCGGCCGCATCTTCCGGCACGCGCAGGAGCTCAGCGTCGACTTCCACGAGCGCTACACGTCGGGCCGGCTGATCTCCCGCTCGACGACCGACGTGGAGTCGCTGCGCGAGCTGCTCTCCGAGGGCCTGCAGGAACTCCTCGGGGTGGCCCTGTCCTTCCTCTCGATCTCGGCGATGCTGCTCTGGCTGGACCTGGGCATGGGCGCGGTGGCGGTGGCGTCCTTCGGCCCGCTGTACCTCCTCGTACGGAGCTACCGGCGCCGCTCCGCGGCGGTGTTCGCGGTCCGGTCCACGGCCATCGCCAGGGTGATCGTGAAGTTCGCGGAGACGATGAACGGGATCCGCCCGGTGCGGGCGTTCCGCCGCGAGCGGGCGAACGACGCGGAGTTCGCGGTCCTCAACGCGAGCCACGAGCGCAGCAACGGCGACGCGCTCCTGGAGATGGCCCGCTACGTGGTGGGTTCCCGGCTGGTGGCGAACACGGCGGTGGCCGGCATGTGCCTGTGGGGCGCGTACCGGGTCGCGGGCGGCACGCTGGAGCTGGGCGTGCTGGCGGCGGCGGTGCTGTACGTGCGGCGCCTGTACGACCCGATCGACCGGCTCGGGATGTTCCTCAACTCGTACGAGTCGGCGGCGGCCTCGCTCGCGAAGATCGCGGGTCTGCTCGCCCAGCGCCCGGGCGTCCCGGAGGCGACCGCGCCCCGGGAGCTGCCGGCGCGGACCGGTGCGCCGGGCCGTGAGGTGGTCTTCGAGGGGGTGCGGTTCGCGTACCGGACGGGCGGCGAGGTGCTGCCGCGCTTCGACCTGACGATCCCGGCGGGCCAGACGGTCGCCGTCGTGGGTTCGACCGGTGCGGGCAAGTCGACGCTGGCGAAGCTGCTGGCGCGCTTCTACGACCCGACGGAGGGCCGGGTCCTCCTGGACGGCGCCGATCTGCGCGAGCTGGCCACGCCGGAGCTGCGGCGGGGCGTGGTGATGGTGACGCAGGAGGCGTTCCTGTTCTCGGGGACGGTCGCGGAGAACATCGCGATCGGCCGCCCGGAGGCGAGCCGCGAGGAGATCGAGCGGGCGGCGAAGGCGATCGGGGCGCACGAGTTCATCACGGCGCTGCCGGACGGCTACGACACCGACGTACGCAAGCGGGGCGGCCGCATCTCGGCGGGTCAGCGCCAACTGGTCGCCTTCGCGCGGGCGTTGCTGGCGGACCCGGCGGTGCTGATCCTGGACGAGGCGACCAGCTCGCTGGACGTGCCGGGCGAGCGGGCCGTGCAGCGGGCGATGGACACGGTCCTCGCGGGCCGCACGGCGGTGGTCATCGCCCACCGGCTGTCGACGGTCGAGGTGGCGGACCGGGTCCTGGTGATGGAGTCGGGCCGGGTGGTGGAGGACGGCTCACCGGAGCAACTGGTCGGCGGCGAGGGCCGCTACGCGGGCCTGCACAAGGCCTGGCGCGACAGCCTGGTGGGCTGA
- a CDS encoding ABC transporter ATP-binding protein has protein sequence MPTEHVPIKESPAAGGRSTVRTLLRLWPYVRPVRARLFTAAFVAIVASCLSLVIPLVLKWLVDGPVTDGDATGVWLGALYLLLLGITEAVLFGVRRWLVARPLAGVEASMRADLYGHVQRLPIAFHDRWASGQLLSRGTTDLMMVRLFLAFPLTFLLVNAVTILVGYAVLFAQEWTLGLVLLAPVGPMVLLCWLFERRYSVVTRRAQDQVGDLTTVVEESVLGIRIVKGFGRHRSQAEAFRNLAEQLRGTELAKARLLAWIWAVMTLLPELAVGAALVLGTVQVADGQLSAGTLVAFLSTALALRWPVESIGFLLAMSQEAATATERYFEVMDAPEEAETTAPRTTAAPSDGLRFEKVSFRYPDAPPDSPPLLADVDLHVRPGETLALVGTTGSGKTTLTALVPRLHEPTAGRILLDGEDITRMPRERLRSLVSVAFEEPTLFSASIGENVLMGADEDAAAPELARALAVAQAEAFVAKLPEGADTQVGEQGLSLSGGQRQRLALARAVVGRPRFLVLDDPLSALDVHTEAKVEAALREVLRDTTALVVAHRPSTVLLADRVALLSGGRVAAVGTHHELLRENAEYAWLMSGETPEESR, from the coding sequence ATGCCCACAGAACATGTACCCATCAAGGAATCGCCCGCCGCCGGGGGACGCTCGACCGTGCGCACGCTGCTGCGCCTGTGGCCGTACGTACGCCCGGTGCGCGCCCGCCTCTTCACGGCCGCGTTCGTCGCGATCGTGGCCTCCTGTCTGTCCCTCGTGATCCCGCTGGTCCTGAAGTGGCTGGTCGACGGCCCGGTCACGGACGGCGACGCGACGGGGGTGTGGCTGGGCGCGCTGTACCTGCTGTTGCTGGGGATCACCGAGGCGGTGCTCTTCGGCGTCCGGCGGTGGCTGGTGGCGCGTCCCCTCGCGGGGGTGGAGGCGTCGATGCGCGCCGACCTGTACGGGCACGTGCAGCGGCTGCCGATCGCCTTCCACGACCGCTGGGCGTCGGGCCAGCTCCTCTCGCGGGGCACGACGGACCTCATGATGGTCCGCCTGTTCCTGGCCTTCCCGCTGACCTTCCTGCTGGTCAACGCGGTGACGATCCTGGTCGGTTACGCGGTGCTGTTCGCCCAGGAGTGGACGCTGGGCCTGGTGCTGCTGGCCCCGGTCGGGCCGATGGTGCTGCTCTGCTGGCTCTTCGAGCGGCGGTACTCGGTGGTGACCCGGCGGGCGCAGGACCAGGTGGGCGACCTGACCACGGTCGTCGAGGAGAGCGTCCTCGGCATCCGCATCGTGAAGGGCTTCGGCCGCCACCGCAGTCAGGCGGAGGCGTTCCGGAACCTGGCGGAACAGCTCCGCGGCACGGAACTGGCCAAGGCCCGGCTGCTGGCCTGGATCTGGGCGGTGATGACGCTCCTGCCCGAACTGGCCGTGGGGGCGGCCCTGGTGCTGGGCACGGTGCAGGTGGCGGACGGGCAGCTGTCGGCGGGCACCCTGGTGGCGTTCCTGTCGACGGCGCTGGCGCTGCGCTGGCCGGTGGAGTCGATCGGCTTCCTGCTGGCGATGAGCCAGGAGGCGGCGACGGCGACGGAGCGCTACTTCGAGGTGATGGACGCCCCGGAGGAAGCGGAGACCACCGCGCCGCGGACGACGGCGGCCCCGTCCGACGGCCTCCGCTTCGAGAAGGTGTCCTTCCGCTACCCGGACGCGCCGCCGGACAGCCCGCCCCTCCTCGCCGACGTGGACCTGCACGTCCGCCCGGGCGAGACGCTGGCCCTGGTGGGCACGACCGGCTCCGGCAAGACGACCCTCACGGCCCTCGTCCCCCGGCTGCACGAGCCGACCGCCGGCCGCATCCTCCTGGACGGCGAGGACATCACCCGGATGCCCCGGGAGCGACTGCGCTCCCTGGTGTCGGTGGCGTTCGAGGAGCCGACCCTCTTCTCCGCGAGCATCGGCGAGAACGTCCTGATGGGCGCCGACGAGGACGCGGCCGCCCCCGAACTGGCCCGGGCCCTGGCCGTGGCCCAGGCGGAGGCCTTCGTGGCGAAGCTGCCCGAGGGCGCGGACACGCAGGTCGGCGAGCAGGGCCTGAGCCTCTCCGGCGGCCAGCGACAGCGCCTGGCCCTGGCGCGGGCGGTGGTCGGCCGCCCCCGCTTCCTGGTCCTGGACGACCCGCTGTCGGCGCTGGACGTGCACACGGAGGCGAAGGTCGAGGCCGCGCTGCGGGAGGTGCTGCGCGACACGACCGCCCTGGTGGTGGCGCACCGCCCGTCGACGGTGCTGCTGGCCGACCGGGTGGCGCTGCTGTCCGGCGGGAGGGTGGCGGCCGTGGGCACCCACCACGAACTGCTCCGTGAGAACGCCGAATACGCATGGCTGATGTCCGGCGAGACCCCCGAGGAATCCCGATGA
- a CDS encoding response regulator transcription factor, with protein sequence MPVIEVQDLHKAYGERKAADGVALALSLDPDVVLMDLRMPGGGGVDAIGELTRRGARARILVLTTYDTDTDTLPAIEAGATGYLLKDTPREELFAAVRAAAAGRTLLSPAVAGRLVTRVRTPAAPADEPLSAREHEILELVAKGTSNREIAAELFIGEATVKTHLTHVYAKLGAKDRAAAVAVAYQRGILGRTG encoded by the coding sequence ATGCCCGTGATCGAGGTTCAGGACCTGCACAAGGCCTACGGCGAGCGGAAGGCCGCCGACGGCGTCGCCCTCGCCCTGAGCCTCGACCCGGACGTCGTCCTCATGGACCTGCGGATGCCCGGCGGAGGCGGCGTCGACGCCATCGGCGAACTCACCCGGCGCGGCGCCCGCGCCCGGATCCTCGTCCTCACCACGTACGACACGGACACCGACACCCTCCCCGCCATCGAAGCGGGCGCCACCGGCTACCTCCTCAAGGACACGCCCCGCGAGGAGCTGTTCGCCGCCGTCCGCGCCGCCGCCGCGGGCCGCACCCTGCTCTCCCCGGCCGTCGCCGGCCGACTCGTCACCCGCGTCCGCACCCCCGCCGCACCCGCCGACGAGCCCCTCTCCGCCCGCGAACACGAGATCCTCGAACTCGTCGCCAAGGGCACCTCCAACCGCGAGATCGCCGCCGAGCTCTTCATCGGCGAGGCCACCGTCAAGACCCACCTCACGCACGTCTACGCCAAGCTGGGCGCCAAGGACCGCGCCGCGGCCGTCGCCGTCGCCTACCAGCGCGGCATCCTCGGCCGCACCGGCTGA
- a CDS encoding carbohydrate binding domain-containing protein — translation MERSPTRRPARPLTAAAVAGALLSLTPSPSPAAAPAARTAPAAETATANTATVFYYTKTRNWSRYDLHYAPDGGSWTTVPGVAMEAACTDWVKKTVDLGSAAGLQATFNDGNGTWDNNNGANYALGTGNITVKDGVVAHSDPCAGTTPSPASATVYYSSEALGWSTANLHYAPAGGSWTPVPGIGMRAACPGWWKQTVDLGTAASLKAAFNNGNGVWDNNNGADYTIPAGTSTVRNRTVTPNAQDPCAAAPPDVQAPTAPTGLTAKADGVSVVVSWQPATDDTGVTAYQVTRTGGSGGTVVSSVGSTVLTDTGLAERTTYTYAVRAVDAAGNVSAASASAQATTGDKPAAPAPGKPLGTDPRKDPIYFVLTARFNDGDPANDRGGSQHVKSGNAANGDPMFRGDFKGLVEKLDYIKALGFSAVWITPVVLNRSDYDYHGYHGWDFYKVDPRLESAGASYQDLIDAAHAKGMKIYQDVVYNHSSRWGAKGLFVPTVYGVRDSQWSWYYDERQPGFEYDGLTVDAKSGKSYYNGDLWSTAAPAGNTCVNWGVPTGGKSAEGYTVYNCQWPSPTSGMFPKALYHQCWIGNWEGEDSRSCWLHEDLADFDTENPTVQNYLIGAYDKYIDMGVDGFRVDTAVHIPRTTWNRRFLPAIQERVAQRHGSEAARNFFVFGEVAAFVNDKWNRGSVNHSAQFYTWKERKEYDADDTKAALEMYAYEQGQGPAGQPTSNNAFLQGNSYHTPDRSKFSGMNIIDMRMHMNFGDAQNAFSNGKDSDDSVNDATYNVVYVDSHDYGPNKSSERYAGGTDAWAENMSLMWTFRGIPTLYYGSEIEFQAGKKIDCGPTCPLATTGRAYYGDHLAGQVTAADFSKVASASGAVATTLDKPLVKHLQRLNLIRRAVPALQMGQYSTEGVGGGMAFKRRSTQGGTDSFALVTVSGSATYDGIPDGTYRDAVTGDVKTVTGGRLSVAAPGKGNLRVYVLDGPGKIGTDGPYLR, via the coding sequence GTGGAACGCAGCCCCACCCGCCGACCGGCCAGACCCCTGACAGCCGCCGCCGTAGCCGGCGCGCTGCTGAGCCTGACCCCGTCCCCGTCGCCTGCCGCGGCCCCCGCGGCCCGGACGGCACCCGCCGCCGAGACGGCCACCGCGAACACCGCGACCGTCTTCTACTACACGAAGACCAGGAACTGGTCGCGGTACGACCTCCACTACGCCCCCGACGGCGGCTCCTGGACCACCGTCCCCGGGGTGGCGATGGAGGCGGCCTGCACCGACTGGGTCAAGAAGACCGTGGACCTGGGATCCGCCGCCGGACTGCAGGCCACCTTCAACGACGGCAACGGCACCTGGGACAACAACAACGGCGCGAACTACGCGCTGGGCACCGGGAACATCACCGTCAAGGACGGCGTCGTGGCCCACTCCGACCCCTGCGCCGGCACCACCCCCTCCCCCGCCTCCGCCACGGTGTACTACTCGTCCGAGGCGCTCGGCTGGTCGACCGCGAACCTCCACTACGCGCCGGCCGGCGGCTCCTGGACGCCCGTCCCCGGCATCGGGATGCGGGCCGCCTGCCCCGGCTGGTGGAAGCAGACCGTCGACCTCGGTACGGCGGCCTCCCTGAAGGCCGCCTTCAACAACGGCAACGGCGTCTGGGACAACAACAACGGCGCCGACTACACGATCCCGGCCGGCACGAGCACGGTGAGGAACCGGACGGTCACGCCGAACGCCCAGGACCCGTGCGCCGCCGCGCCGCCGGACGTCCAGGCGCCCACCGCGCCGACCGGCCTCACCGCGAAGGCCGACGGCGTGTCCGTGGTCGTGAGCTGGCAGCCGGCCACGGACGACACCGGGGTCACCGCGTACCAGGTCACCCGCACCGGCGGCAGCGGCGGGACCGTCGTCTCCAGCGTCGGCTCGACCGTCCTCACCGACACCGGCCTGGCCGAACGGACCACGTACACCTACGCCGTACGGGCCGTGGACGCGGCCGGGAACGTCTCCGCGGCCTCGGCATCCGCGCAGGCGACCACCGGCGACAAGCCGGCCGCACCGGCCCCCGGCAAGCCGCTCGGCACCGACCCGCGCAAGGACCCGATCTACTTCGTCCTCACCGCCCGCTTCAACGACGGCGATCCAGCGAACGACCGGGGCGGCAGCCAGCACGTGAAGTCCGGCAACGCGGCCAACGGCGACCCGATGTTCCGCGGGGACTTCAAGGGCCTGGTCGAGAAGCTGGACTACATCAAGGCGCTCGGCTTCTCCGCCGTGTGGATCACCCCGGTGGTCCTCAACCGCTCGGACTACGACTACCACGGCTACCACGGCTGGGACTTCTACAAGGTCGACCCCCGCCTGGAGTCCGCCGGCGCCTCCTACCAGGACCTCATCGACGCCGCCCACGCCAAGGGCATGAAGATCTACCAGGACGTGGTCTACAACCACTCCTCCCGCTGGGGCGCCAAGGGCCTCTTCGTGCCGACCGTCTACGGCGTCCGCGACTCGCAGTGGAGCTGGTACTACGACGAGAGGCAGCCGGGCTTCGAGTACGACGGGCTGACCGTCGACGCCAAGAGCGGCAAGTCGTACTACAACGGCGACCTGTGGTCGACGGCCGCGCCGGCCGGCAACACCTGCGTCAACTGGGGCGTGCCGACCGGAGGGAAGAGCGCCGAGGGCTACACCGTCTACAACTGCCAGTGGCCCTCCCCGACCTCCGGCATGTTCCCGAAGGCGCTCTACCACCAGTGCTGGATCGGCAACTGGGAGGGCGAGGACTCCCGTTCGTGCTGGCTGCACGAGGACCTGGCCGACTTCGACACCGAGAACCCGACCGTGCAGAACTACCTGATCGGGGCGTACGACAAGTACATCGACATGGGCGTCGACGGCTTCCGCGTGGACACCGCCGTCCACATCCCGCGCACCACCTGGAACCGCCGCTTCCTGCCCGCGATCCAGGAGCGGGTGGCCCAGCGGCACGGCTCCGAGGCGGCGAGGAACTTCTTCGTCTTCGGCGAGGTGGCCGCCTTCGTCAACGACAAGTGGAACCGCGGCTCGGTCAACCACTCCGCGCAGTTCTACACCTGGAAGGAGCGCAAGGAGTACGACGCCGACGACACCAAGGCGGCGCTGGAGATGTACGCCTACGAGCAGGGTCAGGGCCCGGCCGGCCAGCCCACCAGCAACAACGCCTTCCTCCAGGGCAACAGCTACCACACGCCCGACCGTTCGAAGTTCTCCGGCATGAACATCATCGACATGCGCATGCACATGAACTTCGGCGACGCGCAGAACGCCTTCTCCAACGGCAAGGACTCCGACGACAGCGTCAACGACGCCACGTACAACGTCGTCTATGTCGACAGCCACGACTACGGCCCCAACAAGAGCAGCGAGCGCTACGCGGGCGGCACCGACGCCTGGGCGGAGAACATGTCGCTGATGTGGACCTTCCGCGGGATCCCGACGCTGTACTACGGCTCCGAGATCGAGTTCCAGGCCGGCAAGAAGATCGACTGCGGGCCCACCTGTCCGCTGGCCACGACGGGCCGCGCCTACTACGGGGACCACCTCGCGGGACAGGTGACGGCCGCCGACTTCTCGAAGGTCGCCTCGGCGAGCGGCGCGGTCGCCACCACCCTGGACAAGCCCCTGGTCAAGCACCTCCAGCGGCTCAACCTCATCCGGCGGGCGGTCCCCGCCCTGCAGATGGGCCAGTACTCCACGGAGGGCGTCGGCGGCGGCATGGCGTTCAAGCGCCGCTCCACGCAGGGCGGCACGGACAGCTTCGCGCTCGTCACGGTCAGCGGGAGCGCCACGTACGACGGCATCCCCGACGGCACGTACCGCGACGCCGTCACCGGTGACGTGAAGACCGTCACCGGCGGTCGGCTGTCCGTCGCCGCGCCCGGCAAGGGCAACCTCCGCGTGTACGTGCTCGACGGCCCCGGGAAGATCGGAACCGACGGCCCGTACCTGAGGTGA